From one Leptospira paudalimensis genomic stretch:
- a CDS encoding efflux RND transporter permease subunit, with the protein MISTIIRFSANNRYLVIITALFFVLMSVFAMKHIPLDALPDMSDTQVIIYSKWDRSPDIIEDQVTYPIVRSLLGAPKVKAIRGFSDFGYSFVYVIFEDGTDLYWARSRVNEYISQLQNNLPTGVNLSLGPDATGVGWIYQYVLVDETNQMDLAEIRSFQDFKLKYLLNSIPGVAEVATVGGFKKQYQIQIDPLKLQIFGIDMDRVIDTVRKSNDDIGARLLEIGGAEYMIRVRGYVQSKEDIEQISLGADSLGTPIYLSQVATIVDGPDLRRGVGDWNGEGDQVSGIIIMRHGENALRVIESVQDKIKSMEASLPKGLKIKPVYDRSILINETIRVLKEKLTEEIIVVSIIILIFLWHIPSAIVPILTIPIAVILSFLPMYLADIGSNLMSLAGIALSIGVLVDGAIVEVENAYKKLEEWESSGRVGDFHAIRLEALLEVGPSVFFSLLIIAVAFFPIFTLVDQEGKLFRPLAISKNLTMAIAAILAITVDPAFRMLFTRMDPFTKFTPVVNSLLTTIFVGKYHSEKNHPISKRLYLVYEPVVKMVLNHPKKTILSAVLLFLLTVPIYFKLGTEFLPPLNEGSILYMPTTLPGISIGEAERVLKIMDQKLVRFPEVESVYGKAGRADTSTDPSPISMFEIVVTLKLEKDWRPGLTKEELVKQINEQMEIPGFSNAWTQPIRARIDMLSTGIRTPIGIKVLGENLEEIQEVGIHIETALKKEKNVRSIFAERTSGGYYIDIKIKRELAAKYGLTIEDIQKTILSALGGETISTTIEKRERYSIQIRYPREYRDSLEMISKVLIPIPNRGHIPLSYLATLEYNIGPTMIRDENGFLTGYVYVDTTDTDLLGFVDRLKTVVEKEVSLPKGVFLEWSGQYENIIRVRNRMMIVVPITLILIFFLLYLNTKSVIKTAIVLTAVPFSMIGAFWLLYVLDYQISVAVWVGIIALLGLDAETGVFMLMYLDLSYEKHKSQHSNLSLPDLKLAIIEGAVHRIRPKMMTVLSGFIGLLPIMWATGSGSDLMKRIAAPMVGGLVTSFALELVVYPAIYYLWKQKEMLLEKSS; encoded by the coding sequence ATGATCAGCACAATCATTAGGTTCTCCGCAAACAATCGGTATTTGGTCATCATCACGGCATTATTTTTTGTATTAATGTCGGTTTTTGCAATGAAACACATCCCATTGGATGCTTTACCTGATATGTCTGATACACAGGTGATTATCTATTCCAAATGGGATCGTAGTCCAGATATCATCGAAGACCAAGTGACTTATCCAATCGTCAGATCATTGTTAGGAGCTCCCAAGGTAAAGGCGATCCGAGGATTTTCCGATTTTGGTTATTCCTTTGTTTATGTAATCTTTGAAGATGGAACTGATTTGTATTGGGCACGTTCGCGAGTGAACGAATACATTTCCCAATTGCAAAATAATTTGCCAACGGGAGTAAACTTAAGTTTAGGACCTGACGCTACGGGTGTTGGTTGGATCTACCAATACGTTTTAGTCGATGAAACAAACCAAATGGATTTGGCTGAAATTCGTTCGTTCCAAGATTTTAAATTGAAGTACCTTCTAAATTCTATCCCTGGAGTGGCGGAAGTTGCCACTGTGGGAGGGTTTAAAAAACAATACCAAATCCAAATTGATCCTTTAAAATTACAAATATTTGGAATCGATATGGACCGTGTCATTGATACAGTTCGTAAATCAAATGATGACATAGGCGCTAGGTTACTCGAAATTGGTGGAGCTGAATACATGATCCGTGTGAGAGGGTATGTTCAGTCCAAAGAAGACATCGAACAAATCTCGTTAGGTGCCGATTCCTTGGGAACTCCTATTTATTTATCACAAGTTGCGACAATTGTAGATGGCCCTGACTTAAGGCGAGGTGTTGGTGATTGGAATGGTGAAGGGGACCAAGTCTCTGGGATCATCATCATGAGGCATGGTGAAAATGCACTTCGAGTCATTGAATCAGTGCAAGATAAAATCAAATCAATGGAAGCTTCTTTACCCAAAGGTTTAAAAATTAAACCAGTGTATGATCGTTCCATCCTTATCAACGAAACCATTCGTGTATTAAAGGAAAAGTTAACAGAGGAAATCATTGTTGTTTCCATCATCATCTTAATATTCCTTTGGCACATTCCATCTGCGATCGTTCCGATCCTTACCATACCAATCGCAGTCATCCTTTCTTTTTTGCCCATGTATTTGGCTGACATTGGTTCCAATTTGATGTCCTTGGCAGGGATTGCTTTATCGATTGGAGTCCTTGTGGATGGGGCAATCGTGGAGGTAGAAAATGCTTATAAAAAATTGGAAGAATGGGAATCATCTGGCAGAGTGGGTGACTTTCATGCCATTCGACTGGAAGCATTACTGGAAGTAGGGCCTTCCGTATTCTTTTCTCTTCTCATCATCGCCGTTGCTTTTTTTCCTATTTTTACTTTAGTTGACCAAGAGGGAAAATTATTTAGACCTCTTGCCATTTCGAAGAATTTAACCATGGCGATCGCTGCGATCCTTGCGATTACTGTAGATCCTGCGTTTCGAATGTTATTCACGCGGATGGATCCCTTCACAAAGTTTACACCTGTTGTCAATTCTCTGTTAACAACTATTTTTGTAGGGAAGTATCATTCAGAGAAAAACCATCCGATTAGCAAACGTTTGTATTTAGTGTACGAACCTGTGGTGAAAATGGTTTTGAACCATCCCAAAAAGACAATTCTCTCTGCAGTTTTGTTATTTCTTTTGACAGTTCCGATTTATTTTAAATTGGGAACTGAGTTTTTGCCTCCACTCAATGAAGGTTCCATTTTGTATATGCCTACCACACTTCCTGGGATTAGTATTGGAGAAGCCGAACGAGTGTTAAAGATCATGGATCAGAAGTTGGTTCGTTTTCCGGAAGTAGAATCTGTTTATGGAAAAGCTGGAAGGGCAGATACATCCACAGATCCATCTCCCATTTCAATGTTTGAGATCGTTGTCACTCTCAAACTAGAGAAGGATTGGAGGCCAGGGCTTACCAAAGAAGAACTTGTGAAACAAATTAACGAACAAATGGAGATCCCAGGTTTTTCGAATGCTTGGACTCAGCCAATCCGTGCTCGTATTGATATGTTGTCTACGGGGATTCGAACTCCGATCGGTATAAAAGTGTTAGGTGAGAATCTGGAAGAAATCCAAGAGGTTGGAATCCATATTGAAACTGCTTTGAAAAAAGAAAAAAATGTTCGTTCTATCTTTGCTGAAAGAACATCTGGCGGTTATTATATTGATATTAAAATCAAAAGGGAACTTGCTGCCAAGTATGGATTAACCATCGAAGACATCCAAAAAACAATTCTATCTGCTTTGGGTGGAGAAACCATCTCCACAACCATTGAAAAACGAGAGAGGTATTCCATCCAAATTCGATATCCCAGGGAATACCGTGATAGTCTGGAAATGATTTCAAAAGTACTCATTCCAATTCCAAATCGTGGGCATATCCCACTTAGTTACTTGGCAACTCTTGAATACAACATAGGACCTACTATGATCAGAGATGAGAATGGATTTTTGACAGGTTATGTGTATGTGGATACAACGGACACGGATTTACTCGGATTTGTGGATCGTCTGAAGACGGTCGTTGAAAAAGAAGTGAGTCTTCCCAAAGGAGTATTTTTGGAGTGGAGTGGGCAGTATGAAAATATCATTCGCGTTAGAAACCGGATGATGATTGTGGTACCCATAACGCTTATCTTGATATTTTTTCTTTTATATCTCAATACAAAGTCTGTTATCAAGACGGCAATCGTATTAACCGCAGTTCCTTTTTCGATGATAGGCGCCTTTTGGTTGTTATATGTTTTAGATTACCAAATTTCAGTTGCCGTTTGGGTAGGAATCATTGCACTTCTCGGGTTAGATGCGGAAACTGGAGTATTTATGCTCATGTATTTGGATCTCTCTTATGAGAAACATAAATCTCAACATTCAAATTTGAGTTTACCGGATCTAAAACTAGCCATTATCGAGGGAGCAGTGCACCGAATACGACCCAAAATGATGACAGTTCTTTCTGGATTCATAGGTTTATTGCCAATCATGTGGGCGACGGGTTCTGGTTCTGACCTAATGAAACGGATAGCAGCACCGATGGTTGGTGGGCTCGTCACAAGTTTTGCACTGGAACTTGTGGTTTATCCAGCCATCTATTATCTGTGGAAACAAAAAGAGATGTTGTTAGAAAAAAGTTCATGA
- a CDS encoding SpoIIE family protein phosphatase encodes MPTKLLTLSLISDITSRINSQEDLNTLLSEIMGITRDVLHTEGSSLLLYDKENDQLVFNTTSGLKEESLAHLTVPRGKGIAGMVLETLKPEIVNDAANDPRIFKAIDQKVGYVTRNLICVPMIAQGEVQGVLEAVNSLDNRDFTQTDIKILRYLSNLAAIAVKNRLLIDNLNLRANELNCLFQISQALANIQSSDEFMDLAVKTISDVLQVDRVCLNFEKIEKRGLPRSKSKGFSDQIQDEDVVGLLFNDKSDWMFKGFKVITANSPQGMQLTHKGLFQHSMILLPILKNKEWLGSLVVSDKTSRTRFDEMDIRILRTLTNQVGEAYTALQVKIQSERLKNIDRDMQVAAMIQKHSLPIIPKQYSLLEFDTYYQASREIGGDFYDMVVHGKDEVSVIIADVSGKGTPAALFMEFSKTVLQQEVSKTTSTSEALFNANQILQDKSGFLMFVTAMLVRINMTKKELTYSSAGHNLQIIYRKKHHKIQHLSGKGQPMGIGKCEFSEHTVSYLPGDLLVLYTDGVTEAMNLKEELFSEERLESVILSHINDPPEVIRQAILQKVSEFVGEAEPHDDLSLFIIRLN; translated from the coding sequence ATGCCTACGAAACTTTTAACATTAAGTCTGATTTCAGATATAACGAGTCGAATCAATTCGCAAGAAGATCTAAACACCCTTCTCAGTGAAATAATGGGGATCACTCGTGATGTGTTACATACGGAAGGTTCCTCCCTACTCCTCTACGATAAGGAAAATGACCAACTTGTTTTTAATACAACAAGTGGGTTAAAAGAAGAATCCCTTGCTCACCTAACAGTTCCTAGGGGAAAGGGGATCGCCGGTATGGTGCTTGAAACACTAAAACCAGAAATCGTAAATGATGCAGCAAACGACCCAAGAATCTTCAAAGCGATCGACCAAAAAGTTGGCTATGTCACTCGTAATTTAATTTGTGTACCAATGATTGCTCAAGGCGAAGTACAAGGTGTACTCGAAGCTGTAAACTCCCTCGACAATCGTGACTTCACCCAAACCGATATCAAGATCCTACGTTACCTCTCTAATTTAGCAGCCATTGCTGTCAAAAACCGTCTTCTCATTGATAACTTAAATTTAAGAGCAAACGAACTCAATTGCCTCTTCCAAATTTCACAAGCACTTGCCAATATCCAAAGTTCAGATGAATTTATGGACCTTGCCGTCAAAACCATCTCCGATGTTTTACAAGTGGACAGAGTTTGCCTCAACTTTGAAAAGATTGAGAAACGAGGATTACCACGATCCAAATCCAAAGGATTTTCCGACCAAATCCAAGACGAAGATGTAGTAGGACTTCTCTTCAACGATAAATCAGATTGGATGTTCAAAGGGTTTAAGGTCATTACCGCCAATTCACCACAAGGGATGCAACTCACTCACAAGGGACTCTTCCAACACAGTATGATTTTACTTCCCATTCTAAAGAACAAAGAATGGTTAGGTTCTCTTGTTGTTTCGGACAAAACATCTCGTACTCGTTTTGATGAAATGGACATTCGAATCCTTCGTACTCTGACAAACCAAGTCGGTGAAGCCTATACAGCGTTACAGGTGAAGATCCAAAGTGAACGTTTGAAAAACATCGATCGTGACATGCAAGTCGCAGCCATGATCCAAAAACACTCACTTCCTATCATTCCTAAACAATACTCACTTCTCGAATTTGATACCTACTACCAAGCATCTCGTGAGATCGGTGGAGACTTTTACGATATGGTAGTACATGGGAAAGATGAAGTGTCAGTCATCATCGCCGATGTTTCTGGGAAAGGAACTCCTGCTGCACTGTTTATGGAATTTTCCAAAACCGTATTACAACAAGAAGTTTCAAAAACCACTTCGACAAGTGAAGCTCTCTTTAATGCCAACCAAATCCTACAAGACAAATCTGGTTTTCTAATGTTTGTCACAGCGATGTTAGTGCGTATCAATATGACAAAAAAAGAATTAACCTATTCTTCTGCTGGTCATAATTTACAAATCATCTATCGCAAAAAACACCATAAGATCCAACACTTATCGGGTAAAGGCCAACCGATGGGCATTGGAAAATGTGAATTTTCGGAACATACTGTCAGTTATTTGCCAGGTGATTTACTTGTATTGTACACCGATGGTGTGACGGAAGCCATGAATCTAAAAGAAGAACTCTTTTCAGAAGAAAGGCTTGAGTCTGTGATTCTATCTCATATCAACGATCCACCAGAAGTGATTCGGCAAGCAATCTTACAAAAAGTAAGTGAATTTGTGGGAGAAGCGGAACCACATGATGACCTTTCTCTCTTTATCATCCGTCTAAACTAA
- the argB gene encoding acetylglutamate kinase, whose product MDHQSEKINHILEALPYLIKYSGKTIVIKYGGAAMVEEELKASFAEDIVLLKYLGINPVVVHGGGPEINSLIKSLNLNTQFIRGHRVTDEATMEVVEMVLTGKVNKQIVSLIQEKGGKPVGLSGKDGGLAIAEKYLMEVEGEDGKTQKVDLGLVGEITSVDPNIILTLQREGFIPIISPVAMSKEGQTLNINADTMAGAIAQALHADKLILLTDTPGILIDGQLVTGLKKADIHGYIKTGQISGGMIPKVECCLGAIDSGVKRAHIIDGRVPHSVLIEILTNQGIGSLIEQG is encoded by the coding sequence ATGGACCACCAATCAGAAAAAATCAATCATATCTTAGAAGCACTTCCCTATTTGATCAAATATTCTGGAAAAACCATCGTCATCAAATATGGTGGGGCGGCCATGGTGGAGGAAGAACTCAAAGCTTCCTTTGCAGAAGACATTGTTTTACTCAAGTACTTAGGCATCAATCCTGTGGTGGTTCACGGTGGTGGCCCTGAGATCAATTCTCTCATCAAATCATTAAATCTCAACACACAATTCATCCGTGGCCATCGAGTAACAGATGAGGCCACTATGGAAGTGGTAGAGATGGTTCTCACTGGAAAAGTAAACAAACAAATTGTTTCCCTCATCCAAGAAAAGGGAGGAAAACCTGTTGGTCTTTCGGGAAAGGACGGAGGTCTTGCCATTGCCGAAAAATATTTGATGGAAGTCGAAGGGGAAGATGGGAAAACCCAAAAAGTTGACCTAGGTCTTGTGGGAGAAATCACTTCTGTTGACCCAAATATCATCCTCACCTTACAACGTGAAGGTTTTATTCCGATCATATCCCCAGTAGCCATGTCAAAAGAAGGCCAAACTCTCAATATCAATGCCGACACGATGGCAGGAGCAATTGCACAAGCACTCCATGCAGACAAACTCATTTTACTCACAGACACACCAGGGATCCTAATTGATGGCCAATTGGTAACGGGTCTCAAAAAAGCCGACATTCATGGTTACATAAAAACTGGACAGATCTCTGGTGGCATGATACCAAAAGTAGAGTGTTGTTTGGGTGCGATTGATTCTGGTGTCAAACGAGCTCACATCATCGATGGTCGAGTGCCTCATTCCGTCTTAATTGAAATTTTGACTAACCAAGGGATAGGAAGTTTGATCGAACAAGGATAG
- a CDS encoding carbon-nitrogen hydrolase family protein, whose amino-acid sequence MNFKAAVVQVTSAARVSNNLTKCRQLVEGAAKAGAKVIGLPENFSFMGSEAEKQNLLGQIEEETFSFLKETAMDLGIYLLGGGFPTKAPTGKVFNTAVIVNPKGEEVFRYHKAHLFDAVVGDGFPYKESNHTEAGEKVPDVIPTEYGNISSAICYDLRFPELFRALSKQGVDLCFLPAAFTVPTGEAHWHVLLRARAIENLMYVLAPGQTGTHDPHGKRKTFGHSLIISPWGEILAELDFEEGFAIAEIEMDRLSEIRSTLPSLHHRRFGI is encoded by the coding sequence ATGAATTTTAAAGCCGCCGTTGTGCAAGTCACAAGTGCAGCAAGAGTTTCAAATAACCTAACTAAGTGTAGGCAACTTGTGGAAGGTGCGGCTAAGGCCGGTGCCAAAGTCATTGGCCTACCTGAAAATTTTTCTTTTATGGGAAGTGAAGCTGAAAAACAAAACCTACTTGGTCAAATTGAGGAAGAAACCTTTTCCTTTTTAAAAGAAACCGCGATGGACCTTGGGATTTATCTTTTGGGAGGAGGATTCCCCACAAAAGCACCTACAGGAAAAGTGTTCAACACGGCTGTCATTGTAAATCCCAAAGGTGAGGAAGTGTTCCGTTACCACAAAGCCCATTTATTTGATGCAGTTGTGGGAGATGGATTTCCATACAAAGAATCCAATCACACGGAAGCGGGAGAAAAAGTCCCCGATGTGATACCTACCGAATATGGAAACATATCCTCTGCCATTTGTTACGACCTAAGGTTTCCCGAACTTTTCCGTGCCTTATCCAAACAAGGTGTCGATTTGTGTTTTTTACCTGCTGCATTTACAGTGCCAACAGGAGAAGCCCATTGGCATGTTCTCCTCCGAGCAAGGGCGATTGAAAATTTAATGTATGTTCTCGCACCTGGCCAGACAGGAACACATGATCCTCATGGCAAACGTAAGACCTTTGGCCATTCACTCATCATCTCTCCGTGGGGAGAGATTTTAGCTGAGCTCGATTTTGAAGAAGGGTTTGCCATCGCCGAGATCGAAATGGATCGATTGTCTGAGATCCGTTCTACTTTACCGAGTTTGCACCACCGAAGGTTTGGAATTTAG
- a CDS encoding alpha/beta fold hydrolase has protein sequence MSERQTYNWKNHRLTYVRHKSLNPKSKETIVLVGGWCSAAGYWGLNIPFFRQLGDVIELDLVGHYPAEIFDQKKGLTLQDFLETQAQGIWASAGEKEITLVGHSTGGMAVLAIASLFPQRIKQVIAIAPYVHGPVPGILKIGVMGLRANLGTFFDLGFKIGKSLPKALQIGFSYGVYDSSAFHAREDIKQFLKEYNPQFECLNPRQILMILEMLDRTDIRPIVFGNQVPTLIMRGEEDPIIPGKDVMELERTTPHVKAVLFSECGHFVHMEKQKAAEKVMKDFLLMKKSSSTKKSFF, from the coding sequence ATGTCAGAAAGACAAACATATAATTGGAAAAACCACAGACTAACATACGTTCGGCATAAATCCCTGAATCCAAAATCCAAGGAAACAATTGTTCTTGTTGGAGGATGGTGTTCTGCTGCAGGGTATTGGGGACTCAATATTCCATTTTTTCGCCAATTGGGCGATGTCATCGAACTTGACTTAGTTGGTCATTATCCAGCAGAAATTTTTGACCAAAAAAAAGGCCTTACCCTCCAGGATTTTTTAGAAACACAGGCACAAGGGATTTGGGCATCTGCCGGGGAAAAAGAAATCACACTCGTTGGCCACTCCACAGGTGGGATGGCAGTCCTTGCCATTGCGTCCCTTTTTCCACAACGCATCAAACAAGTGATCGCAATCGCCCCCTATGTGCACGGACCAGTCCCTGGGATCTTAAAAATCGGAGTGATGGGGTTACGTGCCAATTTAGGAACTTTTTTTGACCTAGGATTTAAAATTGGAAAATCATTACCTAAAGCCTTACAGATAGGTTTTTCCTATGGAGTGTATGATTCAAGTGCGTTCCATGCAAGAGAAGACATCAAACAATTCTTAAAAGAATACAACCCACAATTTGAATGTTTGAACCCAAGGCAGATCCTCATGATCCTTGAGATGCTCGACCGCACAGACATTCGACCCATTGTATTTGGGAACCAAGTACCAACACTCATCATGCGAGGGGAAGAAGATCCCATCATTCCTGGTAAGGATGTGATGGAATTAGAAAGAACAACACCTCATGTAAAAGCTGTATTGTTTTCAGAATGCGGACACTTTGTACACATGGAAAAACAAAAAGCAGCTGAGAAAGTGATGAAGGACTTTCTTTTGATGAAAAAATCTTCTTCGACAAAGAAGTCCTTTTTCTAA
- the alr gene encoding alanine racemase — protein sequence MQSSRIYLSRSAFSHNIALFRKLIGSKTKFTAIIKSNAYGHGLLATASIALDAGADYLGVNSLEEAVSIRRVFAKATILILGSIPNLQERKAELADENFWVMVSRIEEIEILAKLSPTPKIHLKVDTGMSRLGIPFQNAEVLAKEISEKKLPLSGIATHFASTEDFTEHSYSMLQLGRFQETIDTFAKHGFIDLICHCASSASAMLFSEARMDLVRVGISLYGLWPSLETKLSLSLMKKDVGMLKPALSWKTQIQHIQNLNPGTFVGYGSTFKTTHETRLAVVPVGYYEGLDRKLSNHGYMLIRGERAKILGRICMNMSMLDITHIPEAKIGDDVVILGKSGNEVISADDHATWTGTINYEVVTKILGSFPRIIED from the coding sequence GTGCAATCTTCTCGGATTTACCTCTCTCGTTCCGCTTTTAGCCATAACATCGCTCTTTTTCGAAAACTCATTGGTTCTAAAACAAAATTCACAGCCATTATTAAATCCAATGCATATGGACATGGGTTACTTGCTACCGCATCCATTGCCCTCGACGCAGGTGCCGATTATTTGGGTGTCAATTCACTTGAAGAAGCGGTTTCCATTCGGCGTGTGTTTGCCAAAGCGACCATCCTCATCTTGGGAAGTATTCCCAATTTACAGGAAAGAAAGGCAGAACTAGCGGATGAAAACTTTTGGGTGATGGTTTCTAGGATTGAAGAAATTGAAATTTTGGCCAAACTTTCTCCTACTCCCAAAATCCATTTAAAGGTAGATACCGGGATGAGTCGTTTGGGTATTCCCTTCCAGAATGCGGAAGTCCTCGCCAAAGAAATTTCAGAAAAAAAACTCCCACTTTCAGGGATTGCTACCCATTTTGCGAGTACGGAAGATTTTACCGAACATAGTTATTCCATGTTACAACTGGGAAGGTTCCAAGAAACCATCGATACATTCGCTAAACACGGGTTTATCGATCTCATTTGCCATTGCGCCTCCTCTGCATCGGCGATGTTATTTTCAGAAGCACGTATGGACTTAGTAAGAGTTGGAATTTCTCTTTATGGACTATGGCCCAGTCTCGAAACCAAACTTTCACTTTCTCTTATGAAAAAAGATGTGGGAATGTTAAAACCTGCTCTCAGTTGGAAAACACAAATCCAACACATCCAAAACCTTAACCCAGGAACCTTTGTTGGTTATGGATCCACTTTCAAAACCACTCATGAAACAAGGCTTGCTGTTGTGCCGGTTGGGTATTATGAAGGATTGGATAGAAAATTATCTAACCATGGTTATATGTTAATTCGAGGAGAACGAGCTAAAATTTTGGGTAGAATTTGTATGAACATGAGTATGCTTGACATCACTCACATTCCGGAAGCGAAAATTGGAGACGATGTTGTAATTTTAGGTAAGTCAGGGAATGAAGTGATCTCAGCAGATGACCATGCCACGTGGACTGGAACCATCAACTATGAAGTAGTCACAAAAATTTTGGGATCCTTCCCTCGTATCATTGAAGACTAG
- a CDS encoding aminotransferase class V-fold PLP-dependent enzyme: MSESPSVFPPFPKFSNWKGISEYFPVQKESVWLNYCGTTPVSTYAIQMMNVYLEEYAKIGIFTPNFSEPYIKKEIRGYLSEILHCDPPEIGIVHNTSEGMNFYSHSIQIPKGKRILVLENEYPSNVYPWEHWQNKGVTLGFVKVGNTPNEFLENLKLELEKKDVFILSISPVHWCTGVVFDMETVSALCERYGTKLVIDGSQAVGHIPLNFSKIKVAFCAFAAWKWLLGPLGLGVIYISKEESKGFQLVFKGQASVVNDSNYFPYRDEWKPAAEQFEQSTINFNDWIYFFASLKMLSTLGFSRVQERIYEVAGMLKDMLHELGFTLESDAFPDVKTGILAITNHKDPKKFQPEAIQAHLKQHGIITAVRLGRLRMAPHIGIEEEHVNRVRTHLQTYLQK, from the coding sequence ATGTCTGAATCTCCATCTGTTTTCCCTCCCTTCCCGAAATTTTCTAACTGGAAAGGCATTTCCGAGTATTTCCCCGTACAAAAAGAATCGGTTTGGTTGAACTATTGTGGTACCACCCCTGTTTCGACCTATGCCATTCAAATGATGAATGTGTATTTAGAGGAATATGCAAAAATTGGAATCTTCACTCCTAATTTTTCGGAACCCTATATCAAAAAAGAAATTCGTGGGTATCTCTCAGAAATTTTACATTGTGATCCACCAGAGATAGGAATTGTACATAACACCAGTGAGGGGATGAATTTTTATTCTCATAGTATCCAAATTCCAAAAGGTAAACGGATTTTGGTTTTGGAAAACGAATACCCAAGTAATGTGTATCCTTGGGAACATTGGCAAAACAAAGGTGTAACATTAGGTTTTGTCAAAGTAGGGAACACTCCCAATGAATTTTTAGAAAACCTAAAACTTGAACTAGAAAAAAAGGATGTTTTCATCCTTAGTATATCACCTGTTCATTGGTGTACGGGTGTAGTGTTTGATATGGAAACTGTTTCAGCATTATGTGAACGTTATGGAACCAAACTTGTGATTGATGGAAGCCAAGCAGTTGGTCATATCCCACTTAATTTTTCCAAAATCAAAGTGGCCTTTTGTGCGTTTGCGGCTTGGAAATGGTTACTTGGTCCATTGGGATTAGGTGTGATTTATATTTCAAAAGAAGAATCGAAAGGATTCCAACTGGTATTCAAAGGACAAGCAAGTGTTGTCAACGATTCCAATTATTTTCCATATCGAGACGAATGGAAACCCGCTGCCGAACAATTTGAACAAAGTACCATCAATTTTAACGATTGGATTTATTTTTTTGCCTCCCTCAAAATGTTATCTACTCTTGGGTTCTCTCGAGTCCAGGAAAGAATTTACGAAGTAGCAGGGATGTTAAAAGACATGTTACACGAGTTAGGTTTTACTCTGGAATCAGATGCTTTCCCCGACGTCAAAACAGGAATTTTAGCCATTACAAACCACAAAGACCCTAAAAAATTCCAACCAGAAGCCATCCAGGCCCATCTCAAACAACATGGAATCATCACGGCGGTTCGCCTAGGTCGACTTCGAATGGCACCTCATATTGGGATTGAAGAAGAACATGTAAATCGTGTTAGAACCCATTTACAAACTTATTTGCAAAAATAA
- a CDS encoding bile acid:sodium symporter family protein: MLTNLSKQIVNAFPLVLLGIAGIGFLEPEKISWFKGPWITYSLGLIMLGMGLSLEVDDFLRIFKQPKPILIGTILQYTIMPLLGYYLGFWFHLPEAYAVGLILVSCCPGGTASNVITFLAKANVPLSVTLTSVSTILGIVFTPMLVAFFIGSRLEIDRLGLVLTTFQVILVPVGLGLFLKSFFPIATEKTKDIFPVLSVLLIAMIVASIIASGKETIITSDYRIFLAVICLHLGGFGLGGLFAWVLTRNPKISQTISIEVGMQNSGLGAVLAKTHFADPNTAIPSALSSLTHSLLGSLFASYFRKELKKPAIVD, translated from the coding sequence GTGTTAACAAATCTCTCAAAACAAATCGTAAATGCATTTCCCCTTGTATTACTTGGGATTGCAGGAATAGGGTTTCTGGAACCAGAAAAAATTTCTTGGTTTAAGGGGCCTTGGATCACTTACAGTTTAGGCCTCATTATGCTTGGGATGGGATTATCATTAGAAGTGGATGATTTTCTCAGGATCTTCAAACAACCCAAACCGATTCTCATTGGTACTATCTTGCAGTATACCATCATGCCTTTGTTAGGTTATTATCTTGGTTTTTGGTTTCACTTACCTGAAGCATATGCAGTAGGACTGATTCTTGTATCGTGTTGCCCTGGTGGAACTGCATCCAATGTCATTACCTTTCTTGCAAAGGCCAATGTTCCACTTAGTGTCACTCTGACTTCTGTTTCGACGATCCTTGGTATCGTATTCACTCCCATGTTAGTTGCATTTTTTATAGGCAGTCGTTTAGAGATAGACCGCTTGGGACTTGTTCTCACCACCTTCCAAGTGATCCTTGTGCCTGTTGGACTTGGACTTTTTCTCAAATCTTTTTTCCCAATAGCAACAGAGAAAACAAAAGATATTTTTCCCGTACTATCTGTACTCCTCATTGCAATGATTGTTGCTTCCATCATTGCCAGTGGGAAAGAGACCATCATCACATCAGACTACCGAATTTTTTTAGCAGTGATTTGTTTGCATTTAGGTGGGTTTGGACTGGGAGGACTTTTTGCTTGGGTCCTCACTCGGAATCCAAAAATCTCCCAAACCATTTCCATCGAAGTGGGAATGCAAAATTCAGGGTTAGGAGCAGTCCTTGCCAAGACCCATTTTGCCGATCCAAACACAGCAATTCCTAGTGCACTCTCGAGTCTCACTCATTCCTTACTCGGAAGCCTCTTTGCTAGCTATTTTCGGAAGGAATTGAAAAAACCCGCTATTGTCGATTGA